The window TGACGTTCACCCTTACCTTTGGGGCATATTCTGCTGCCAGAGCACGTGCAAAACCTTCGATAGCTCCTTTGGCTGCAGATACACTGGTGTGGAAGGGCATTCCAGTCCCCACGGCCACAGTACTGAAAAACACCATGCTGGAGCCTTCGTTCATCCGGTTCATAATCGTTTTCACGGTTCGGACCAGTCCAAAAAAATTGATTTCCATATCCTTTTGGATGGTGTCCATTCCCATCGTTTTAAAGGGTTTTAGATTGATGCTTCCCGGACAATATACAAAGCCGTCCAGTTGTTCTGGAATTTGCTTTTCCGAAAGGTCATCCGTCAAGGCATCAAAAGGAATATGGGTGACGTCGAGATTGCTGAGTTCATCATTGCTTCGGCTGGCAACATACACCTTATGGTCTTTGGATAGTGTTTTTGCCATTTCCAATCCAATTCCGTGCGATCCGCCAATCAATAGTATATTCTTTTCCATATTATATTTTTCTGATGCTTAAATAATTTTCTTTTCCTTCAACCGTACCAAATAGGTCGGCAAGTTTCTTCTCCCTAAACTCAAATATTTTTTGGAGCTGACCTTTTACCAGTAGGGGATGGGTCAACTGCCCCAAAATACCAAAAGGTAATTTGTAATCGATAATATCTTCCATTTCCACACCTTCGGGAACTTCTTTCAAAAAGTGTTTGTGGTGCCAGAGGGCATAGGGCCCAAAACGCTGCTCATCCACAAAATATTCCCCTTCTTTTACATGGGTGATTTCCGTTACCCATTTGGTAGAAACCATGGGAAAGGGTTTCACTATATATTGGATGACTTGCCCTTGGAACATGGGCCTATCGGCTCCCGCCAAAATATGAAACCCCATGTGAGGAGGTGTAATGACAGCTAAATTTTTAGGGTCTGATAGGAATTCCCATGCTTCTTGTTGACTAATGGGAAAAACTTGCTTAGATCGTAGTTGATACAGTTGCATTCGTTAGAATTTACACAAAGATAGGAGTAAAATGTTTAATTAAAACTATAAATAGTTAAACAAAAATTAAAACCTACCTATTTATTACCTACTTTTGTTTTAAGGTTTAATTAACAAATGGAGCAAGGCTTTGTATTAATTTTGCTTTGCTGAACAAATAATACAGACAATAACTATGAAAAAATTTACACTCTTACTATGTATGATGTCTATCGGCTTTTTTATGAAAGCGCAGATACAGACCCCGGCTCCGAGCCCATTTTCCACATTGGAACAAAAAGTGGGATTGACCGACGTAACCGTTAAGTATTCCCGCCCTGCGATGAAGGGAAGGAAAGTATTTGGTGATTTGGTTCCTTTTGATGCCATTTGGAGAACTGGTGCCAACCAGAACACGACCGTTTCCTTTAGCGATGATGTCACCGTAGAAGGAAAAGAATTGAAAGCAGGGACTTACGCTATTTTTACCAGACCCAACGAAGCTGTTTGGGAAGTTTTCTTTTACACTGCTACCGATAACTGGGGTACTCCCCAAGAGTGGGATGCTTCCAAAGTCGCTGCTACCGTAAAGGTGGAGACTATGGATATCCCAATGCCCATCGAGTCCTTTACCATCACTATTGATGATTTGCACAACAACGGTGCTACTTTGGGCATTATGTGGGAGAACACCTATGTTGGGGTGGATTTCACTGTTCCTACCGTAAGCAAGGCCACAAAGAACATTGAGGAAACCATGGCCAACAAAGAGGATTTGACCGCAAACGATTATTTCGCAGCCGGTTCCTACTATTTTGCTGAGGGTATGAACATGCAGCAAGCCAAAGAGTGGGTGGACAAGGCCGTTGAAATGGGCGATGGAAGTGCGTATTGGATGATGAGAACACAATCGCTTATCTATGCAAAGATGGGGGATAAGGAAGCTGCCATCGAGGCTGCCAAACGTTCATTGGCCGCTGCCCAAGCCGCAGGAAACCAAGATTATGTAAAAATGAACAAGGATTCATTGCAAGAGTGGGCTAAAATGTAATCAAGCTCATTCAAGTTGATATAAAGACCCACTTTTTTAAGTGGGTTTTTTTATTCCTCAATAGCCGATGAATTGCCCAGGAAATTATCGAACACCTGTGTAATGGTGGCCAAAATGATTACGAGCAAGCAGCCAAATGCATTCAACCACAAATAGGACATCCAATCCAGATACCACCCAATGATTACAATAATTTGGGTGACAATGGCAGCTACAAACACTGCGTTGCCTTTCACAAACTTAAAGAAGAAGGCCAATAGGAATATTCCCAAAACATTCCCGTAAAAAATAGAACCGATAATATTTACCAGTTGTATCAGGTTGTCAAAAAGATTGGCTACGTTTGCGATGATAATAGCAATGATACCCCAAAGCAATGTAAAGGCTTTCGTCGCTTTGAGATAATGTTCTTGAGAGTGATTTTTTCCGATGCTTCTTTTGTAAAGATCTAAAGCTGTAATGGTCCCCAAAGCGTTCAACTCCGATGCGGTAGAGGACATGGCTGCGGACAGGATGACGGCCAAGAGTAGGCCGATTAGTCCCATGGGCAAATTGTTCAGGATAAAGTGAATGAACACATAATCCTTGTCATTCGTCTCTACCTTGCCATCTGCTTTGGCAATCAAATCTTTGGCGGTTTCCCGGCTTGCATTCTCTTTTTCGTTGATTTTTATGATGTCTTGCTTGGCCTGTTCAATAGCGTTGTACTCTTTCAGTTCCAAGGCTGACGAAAAGGAATGTTGCGCCATTCTTTTTTCCTTTTCCAGTACTTTATGATCCTCCTCAAGTGCCTTATAATTGTTGGCATATTCCGATTGCATGACAGCTTCGGTGGCAGCCGGATTAAAATTTAGGGGGGAGGAATTGTATTGATAGAACACAAAGACCATGGCACCCACCAAAAGGATAAAAAACTGCATCGGGATTTTAAAAATACCGTTGAAAATCAGGGCCAACTGGCTTTCCCGAACCGACCTACCGGATAGATAGCGTTGCACCTGACTTTGGTCGGTGCCAAAGTAGGCCAAGGCCAAGAAAAAGCCACCGGTAATGCCGCTCCAAAAGGTGTAACGGTTATTGGTATCAAAAGAAAAATCAAGAATATTGAGTTTGTTGTTGGCACCAGCGATCTTTAACGCTTTTCCGAAGGAAATATCCGTTGGTAATGCTCCCATGATAAAGAAAAATGCAAAGAACATCCCCAACATAATAATGAACATCTGTTGTTTTTGGGTAACGCTCACCGCTTTGGTACCCCCAGAAACGGTATAAATGATTACCAATATCCCGATGATCACGTTAAGCGTACGCAAGTCCCATCCCAATACCGCAGAAAGAATAATGGAAGGGGCAAATATGGTGATTCCCGCTGCAAGTCCACGTTGTACCAAAAACAATAGGGCCGTGAGTGTCCGTGTTTTTAGGTCAAAGCGACCTTCCAACATTTCGTACGCGGTAAATACTTTAAGTTTTTTGTAGATGGGGATGAATACCAAGCAGATAACAATCATGGCCAAGGGGAGTCCAAAATAGAACTGCACAAAGCCCATACCATCGTGGAATGCTTGACCTGGCGTGGACAAAAAGGTGATAGCACTCGCCTGGGTTGCCATAACGGACAATCCAATGGTCCACCATTTCACATCGTCGCCACCACGAACATAGTCGTCCACATTTTTGTTGCCGCGCGTTTTCCAAACACCGTAGGCAACGATGAAGAGTAGGGTACTACCAAGAATAATCCAGTCGAGTAATGCCATTCAGGGAGTTAATTGTTTAAAATCATAATGAGGTAAAAGGCCAATATGTAAATGGCATTTAAAAGGATCACAATGCTGTATTCCTTTTTCCATTCAAATTTGGTGTGCATATTATCCTTTGACATTGCTTTGTTTTTTTACCTCACTCTTTCCTATGGAAAGCATATTCGCAAAGAGTTTATATGCTCCAGAAACCCCAACAGGCAGTTCCCTGAAAAAGCTTAGTCCCGTGTAAATATAGTGACCTTCTCCATAAGGTGCTACAATAAGGCTTCCTTGTTTTTCCGATTCGCCTTCATCTTTCATGGAAAGTATAGGGGTGAATTCGGAACTCCACTGACTTGGAAAATAAAGTCCGCGTTCCTGTACCCAGCCATCAAAATCCTTTTCTGCAATGGTATTTGGGAAATTGACCAAGGGGTGTTCTGGCGCTAAAATATCCACTTTGGCATTTTCGTCGGTTACCCTATCCCTAGAAAGCGTAACATCGTAAGGTGCGATGTTTTCAAATTGACTGGCCCATCGTCCAGCGGTGTTGTACTGAACGATCATGGTGCCTCCATTTTGTACATAGTCGAACAAAACGGGCTGTTTGAACTTTAGGGCTTCCACCACATTGTAGGCGCGTATGCCCACTACTACGGCATCATATTTATCCAAGTCCCCGTTCTGGATGTCGTTCGGGTCGACCAAATGGACTTGGTAACCAATCTGTTCCAAGCTCTCGGGTACCTTGTCCCCAGCGCCCATGATGTAGGCGATATGTTCTCCGGATTTTTTTATATCCATGCGGACCACTTTGGCCTCAGAAGGAAGCAGAACGGACTGTTTTGGAATATGATCGTAATTGATCTCTATTAACTCCCTATCATAAACCTTGTTGGCGACCGTAACTTTTGGGGCAATTTTACCCTCACTTTCGGTATTTGGTGGAGTAACCTGAAAAGCAACGGAAATTTCCTCTCCTTTTTGAGCAATGGAAAAAGGGATGCTACTTGGTGTAACCACCCAGCCCGAAGGATGACTCAAGCTAACGCTACCTGAAACATCATTTTTTCCAGCTCTAATCTTTACCTGTACTTCTTTGGAATCGGCCTCTGCGAAAATCAATACTTTTTCATCAATTTTTGAAGTCACCTCCGGTAAAATGGCAAAAGGCTCGTACAATTCCCCTTTGTCTGGACGAGAGTAGCGGTGTACTACTTCTTTTTCAAATGGAATTTCAACCCCCGCGACCAGCACTTTAAAAACAGCTTTAAATGCACTTGGGGTTTCGGGCTGGCCGATCAAATTTTGGTCGTTCACCGTGTAAGTGCCCAGAGTGCCAGGCTCCTTGAGCCAGTAGGGACTGGTGTATGAGGTGTTTTCGGGTACGGTAAAATTGATTTCAAAATTCTCCCGTTGATTGTCGTTCAACGTCTTGTTGGGAGACAATTGGGCATCAACCCCAATCATTTGGATTTCTTTGAGCACAACGCTTGGGGATGACCGGTTAATGGTTTCGATGTTGACCGTGACTTTGCTGCCAGGTGTGGCAGAAGCGCTTGCCGAACTGGCTTCCAGATATAATCCTGAAGCGGCCAATATGATATTTTTGAGCTCTTGAGACTTTAAGGTTCTCCAATGCTCATCTTTTACTTGTTGCAATAGCTGATAGGCCTCTACCAATTGTGGAATATGCTTTGATGGATTTTGAAAATCAAAATTGGCCTCTACCTCATACAAAATGTTGCCTACGGCTTCACCGCCTTCAACACGGGACCACGTAGTGTTGATACCCTCGAACACATTGTTGTTCTTGGGCATATCTCCCTTAAGAAGTTCAATATACTCATTGTCCGAACCTCTATCGGTCAGCCGGCCAAATCCTTGGCACAGGTGCTGGCTACGGGACATTGCGGCGATTTCGTTATTGGAGAGCCCTAGTTCGGCGTAGTAGGTGCCCACATCCAGTTTGACCATACCTGATTTGTCCACTTTTTCAAAGGCTTCTTGACTGCCGTATTGCCACCACGAGGTGTTGTAGAAAATACGTCTTGGCTGCCAAGGGGAGGTCAAATCCAACTGCTCGGTATATGCGTTAGGGTCATTGGCCAAATCAAATGCTTCCATACTCAATATCGCGGAGGAGGTATGATGACCGTGAGTGGAGCCAGGGGTTCTATGGTCAAAACGGTTGATGATCACATCGGGCTTGATATTCCGAATGGCCCAAACCACATCGGCCAAAACCATATCCTTGTCCCAAATTTTAAGGGTTTCGTTCGGATGTTTGGAAAAACCAAAATCATTGGCGCGGGAAAAACGCTGCTCCCCACCATCAATATGTCTCGCCGCCAGAAGCTCTTGTGTACGCAAAACGCCCAAAAGTTCACTGAGTTCGGGTCCAATAAGGTTTTGCCCACCATCCCCTCGGGTCAGGGATATATACACCGTCCGGGCTTTATCATGGTTGGCCAAATAAGAGATTAGGCTTGTGTTTTCGTCATCTGGGTGGGCCGCAACGTAGAGCGCGGTCCCCAAAAAATTCAGTTTTTGGATTTCGTGGAAAAGTTCTGCCGAAGTTAGCTTATCCGGTTTTTGGGCAAAAATGTTCGTAAAACACATCACGCCCATGGAAAGGATAATCCAAAAATGCTTCATAGTTGGTTGTTTAGTGGTTGCTTCAAATATAGACAGTAAACCATTAGTTAGGGGTCAATTTAGAGGAGTTTTAACATAGCTGTGACACGGTGTTACAAACCTAAACTGTCCCGCAAGACCAAATCGTTGTTCCCATTTTGCTGCCAATAGGCCGTTTTGAGGGTCTTTATTTTCGATGCCGTACTGGTCAATGTTTTTGCGTTGGCCCCGAAACCACTCTTAAATTCTTCCGTCCAACCTTCAATGGAAAACGGGAATTCGGACGTAAAGTGTATCATCAAATTTCGTTCCAATTCGGGATAGGAAATAGAATAGGTGGTGATGCCATCTTTTGAGGCTATTTCAGCCGTGGCTTGGTACGCTTTGATTTCCTGATGTCTTAACCGAAGAAACTCCAAGGAGGGAATCATAGTGATATCCCCAACGGGCAAGTTTTCAGGGGCAATCCGGATTTTGGTCCAAATTTCATTCTCGAGAGCTGCTTTGTCCATGGTAAAATTTTGGTCTGCCTCCCCTTCAAAATAAGAATGGGACATAAATTCAAACATTTCCCGATTGTTCAGTTGGGAATACACATGACCGCACCATTCCTGCACGGACAAACTTGTTTTTAGGGCATGTTGATTGTCGTACACCGGATAAAAGGTACTGCTCATGATGGAGTAGGGGTAGATTCCAGTTATAAAGTTTTTGGTCGCGTTCAATTTGAGGACCGATACATTATCTGGATTACTGTTATTTGCCTTTACTTGTTCTTTGGCCAAAAAAGGTTCGGTAACATAGATCATGACTGCATTGCCATCGCGTAGCTCACCATATCTGGCCTGTTTCAATTGGTACGAAGTGATTTCTGCCTCGCCTGTATACCAATACTCTTTAAAGTTGTCGGAAATAGGGCGTTTGGGAGCTTCTGGCTCCATCTCTTTTTTTGAAGGCAATTCGGCCGATGTTTCCGTGTTGTTTTCTTGTTTACATCCAAAAACAAATACCAATAGTAAGGATAGAAACGTAGTGGTGAAGGTCGGGAGGACAGATTTCATAAACGCATTTTTTTCGAAGTTACTAGTAAAGTCAGTTTCTTTCAAGATACTTAACTTTTTCTAATTTATGGCAGCTTCCCTTTAAATGCGCGGTGATGGTACAATTAGCTAGAAAGTAGCAGGTTCCTTGAACTTGCCCTTTCTAATCAATAATGGGCTACAGTTGCATGAGGGTTGCATAGACCAAATCGGTGGGCAAGCCTACCACATTGGTGTACGAGCCTTGGATTTCCGTAATGCCAATCATCCCTATCCATTCTTGGATGCCGTAGGCGCCCGCTTTATCAAAAGGTTGGCAGGTCTCAATGTAATAGTTGATTTCATCATCGGAGAACTCCTTCAACTTCACCTTGGTGATGCCGCTCACCGTTTGCTGTTCCTTTTTTGTAGTAAAACAAACCGAGGTAATCACCTCATGCCAGTCTCCAGATAAGGTTCGCAACATTTCAAAAGCCTCTGCATGGTCGGCGGCTTTGGCCAGGGATGTGTTATTGTGCCACACCACGGTATCCGAGGTGATGACGATTTCATCGGGTTCCAATTCCTCCAAAAAAGGGGAGGCCTTGAGTTGGGCCAAATATTCCGAAATCTCCTGACCTTGCAATTCGGTGGGATAGACTTCTTCCACCGATTTGGGCCTGACCTCAAAATCAAGTCCCAATTCTTCCAGAAACATTTTCCGTCTTGGAGAACCGGAACCGAGTATGATCTTTTTGTCCTTGAGTTTTTCTTTGAGTGGATTATTAGTCATTCTTCGCACTGAAATTATCGTTCCAGTCCCCACGTACTTTCAGTACCTGTTCAATGATGTCGCGAACACAGCCTTCGCCACCATTCTTGTGGGAAACATAGTCGGAAATGGCTTTGACTTCCGGAACGGCATTTTGTGGTGAAGTGGCCAAGGCCACCATTTTCATTGGAGGAATATCCGGAAGGTCATCACCCATGTACACTACCAAAGCGGGGTCGATTCCGTGAATGTCCAGATATTCTTCCAGCGCTTCCTGTTTAAAATGTGCACCCATATAAAAATCGGTCACGCCCAATCCTTTCAAGCGCTCTTTTACTCCTTGGTTGGTTCCGCCTGTGATGATGCAGACGTTATAGCCTTTGGATATAGCGGTCTTTAAGGCAAAACCGTCCTTTACGCTCATTTTTCTGAGCAATTCACCTTCGGTGGTAATCAAAACGGTTCCATCGGTAAACACCCCGTCCACATCAAAAACAAAAGTGGTAATGCTGCTCAACAGCTCTTTATAATTCTTCTTCATGCCTCTTTTTTATGGCTTGACTCAATAATTTATACAGTGTTATATGTTCCTCATCCTTCAACAGTTCCAAATGCGCTTCCATACTTTCTGAATCATTTCTGCGTGCAGGACCGGTTTGTGCCTTCTTTGGGGTTAGATGCTGAACTTTTTCTGCCGTTTCCAAAATCAAGGGCTTTAACAGGTCAAAAGTCAGCCCCTCATCCAAACAAATCGATTCACCAATACCGTACAGGTAATTGGTAAAATTGTTTACAAAAACGGCTGCAAGATGCAATTTTTTTCGCTGTTCCGAGTCGATATGGTGCACGTTTTCCGAAATGGAATTGGCCAAGTTCCTTAATAGTTCCAAGGATTGCTTGGATTCGGCTTCTAAGCAGATAGGAATGGATTGGAACGAGACGGGTATACCTTTGGTAAAGGTCTGTAAAGGATAGAAAACACCTTTGTTGTCCGTTTGAATGACTTCAAGTCCGATAGCTCCCGACGTGTGGGCTACCACTCCCTTTTTAGTCAATAAGTGACTGGCGACCTCGGCAATCGCATCATCTTTTACGGCTATCAAATAGACGTCGGCATCAGCGATGGTTCCAAAATCATTGGAAACGCTGCACTGTTCCGAAAATTGGGACAAGGCCTCCTTGTTTCTTCCCGCCACTTGGGCCACATGGATATCTTCAGCCTTCAAAAAAGCATAAAACAAATGTTTTGCTAGGTTTCCCGTTCCTAAAATCACGATAGAAAGCATGCGCAAAACTACAAATTAAAGACTGATGAAGAATCCAAAGAATTAACAATTCTATTAGATTTTTATGCCCATCGTAAACAAAAAAGTTATCAAAAGGCCGTATTTTTGCAAGCCAAAAGTAGATTGAATTTCCATGATCGATATTCTTAAGAAAACGCTTTTTTCCACTAGACTTATGGCTGTTCTTTTTCTGGTTTTTGCCGCGGCAATGGCCATAGGAACATTTGTGGAAAGCTGGTACAGCACAGAAACCGCAAGAATTTACATTTACAATGCCACTTGGTTCGAGGTTATCATGGTCTTTTTTGTGATCAACTTTTTGGGAAATATTTACAGATATCGATTGTTGGATTGGAAAAAATGGCCCGTCTTAGTACTCCACCTTTCTTGGATATTGATCATCGTTGGTGCGTTTGTCACCCGATATATCAGTTATGAAGGGATGATGCCCATTAGGGAAGGGGCCACCGAGAATGTTTTTTATTCCGACAAAACGTATCTGACCGCTTACGTGGATGGGGATATCAACGGAGAAACAAAGAGAAGAGTCTTGGAGGACGATATTTTGGTTACTCCCGAAGGCAAACGTTCCAGCTTGCCTTGGAAGTCCGACTTCAACGGTCAACCTTTCACCATAAGCTATGTAGATTTTATCAGAGGAGCCAAAAAAGGGTTGATTCCCGATGAAAATGGGACCGAGTTATTACAAATCGTAGAAGCGGGCAATGGTCAGCGGCATGAACATTATTTGGAGAATGGTAAAATTGCCAGTGTACATAATATTCTTTTTGCGCTGAACAATGAAACGGAAGGCGCCATCAATATTTTTTATGATGAGGAAAATGGGTACCGTATCAAAACTCCATTTGAAGGAAACTTTATGCGGATGGCTGACCAGTTTCAGGGCGATGTGGTTACCGATAGCATTCAACCGCTACAGTTACGTTCGCTATACAACATGGGTGGAATGCAGTTTGTGGTTCCTGAACCCATCGTGAAGGGGAAATATGGTATTGTAAAAGTACCGGATGAAGAGATCACAAAGGTCACCCAAGATGCACTCGTGGTTTCCATTTCAGCCAATGGGGAGACCAAGGAGGTTAAACTCTTGGGAAGCAAGGGAACTTCCAATTTTTCGGATAAGTTCAATGTAGGTGGTTTGGACTTTACGCTGAGCTACGGTTCCAAAGTCTATCAATTGCCATTTTCTGTTGAGTTGAACGACTTTATTGCAGAAAAATATCCCGGTACGGAAGCAGGTTACGCTTCCTTTATGAGCAAGGTCACTGTTCACGACGAACGACCTTTTGATTATGACATTTATATGAACCACGTACTCGACCACGAAGGCTATCGGTTTTTTCAGTCGAGTTTTGATCCCGATGAGCGGGGTACGGTACTCTCTGTAAACCATGACTGGTGGGGAACTTGGATAACCTATATAGGCTATTTCTTGCTCTATATCGGCTTGATGGGCATTATGTTCTTTGGAAAGACCCGCTTTAAGGATTTACAGGAGCGATTGGAAAAGCTAAAAGCCAAAAAGGCGGCATTGACTACCTTGACCTTGTTGCTTGCCTTTGGTTTTGCACAGGCACAAGAAGACGATGGTCATGAGCATAGCTCCATGCCCACTCAGGCCCAGATTGATTCGGTGATTCAAGCGACCACGGTGGCCAAGGAGCATGCCGAAAAGTTTGGAGCTTTGGTGGTTCAGGATGAGGGCGGACGGATGAAGCCCATCAATACCTACGCATCGGAACTATTGCGAAAATTGAGCGGTGATGATTCGTACAAAGACCTTTCTGCCAATCAGGTTTTCCTTTCCATGATGCTGAACCCAGGGGTTTGGTATACCGCTGATATTATTGCATTGGGCAAAAAGGAAAATGATAGTATCCGAAAAGTAATTGGGGTGCCCGAAGGAACCGAGTTTGTAAAAGCAACCGATTTTTTCGATGCCAAAGGATCGTACAAGCTTCGCCCTTATCTAGAAAAGGCCACCTCTACCAATAATCCATCCAACTTTGAAAAGGATTTTAAGAAAGTAGGGGAGCGTTTGAGCCTGCTCGATATGGCCCTGAGCGGGCAAATTGTGAAAATATTCCCTTTGTTGAACGACGAGAACAACAAATGGATTTCGGCAGTGGAATATCGTTCTGGACAATACCAACTTCAGGATTCGCTCTATTCCAATTTTGTTAGGAATGCGATGCCGTACTATCTCAACTCGTTGCAACAGTCGATTGCCAGTGGCGATTATTCCCAACCCGACCGTTTGCTGGAAGCGTTCAAGCAAAACCAGAAAAACCACGGCGAAGAGGTTTTGCCCTCGGATAACAAGATTAAGACGGAAATCATCTACAACAAGCTGGACCTTTTCAACCGTTTGTACAAGTACTACGCCTTGGTTGGGGTGTTGTTGTTCTTTGTATTGATCGCCAAAATTTTTAAGGAGCGCAAATTTTTGGACGCCACGGCCTATTTGTTGAAAGGAACCATAATACTGTTCTTTGTTTGGCATACCATCGGATTGATTTTACGTTGGTACATCTCTGGGCATGCTCCTTGGAGTGATGCCTACGAGAGTATCTTATATGTATCTTGGGCCACCATGGGTATGGGATTGGCATTCGGTAGAAAAAGCGAACTTACCATCGCATCGAGTGCGTTCGTAACATCTATGTTGT is drawn from Flagellimonas sp. MMG031 and contains these coding sequences:
- the ccsA gene encoding cytochrome c biogenesis protein CcsA, producing MIDILKKTLFSTRLMAVLFLVFAAAMAIGTFVESWYSTETARIYIYNATWFEVIMVFFVINFLGNIYRYRLLDWKKWPVLVLHLSWILIIVGAFVTRYISYEGMMPIREGATENVFYSDKTYLTAYVDGDINGETKRRVLEDDILVTPEGKRSSLPWKSDFNGQPFTISYVDFIRGAKKGLIPDENGTELLQIVEAGNGQRHEHYLENGKIASVHNILFALNNETEGAINIFYDEENGYRIKTPFEGNFMRMADQFQGDVVTDSIQPLQLRSLYNMGGMQFVVPEPIVKGKYGIVKVPDEEITKVTQDALVVSISANGETKEVKLLGSKGTSNFSDKFNVGGLDFTLSYGSKVYQLPFSVELNDFIAEKYPGTEAGYASFMSKVTVHDERPFDYDIYMNHVLDHEGYRFFQSSFDPDERGTVLSVNHDWWGTWITYIGYFLLYIGLMGIMFFGKTRFKDLQERLEKLKAKKAALTTLTLLLAFGFAQAQEDDGHEHSSMPTQAQIDSVIQATTVAKEHAEKFGALVVQDEGGRMKPINTYASELLRKLSGDDSYKDLSANQVFLSMMLNPGVWYTADIIALGKKENDSIRKVIGVPEGTEFVKATDFFDAKGSYKLRPYLEKATSTNNPSNFEKDFKKVGERLSLLDMALSGQIVKIFPLLNDENNKWISAVEYRSGQYQLQDSLYSNFVRNAMPYYLNSLQQSIASGDYSQPDRLLEAFKQNQKNHGEEVLPSDNKIKTEIIYNKLDLFNRLYKYYALVGVLLFFVLIAKIFKERKFLDATAYLLKGTIILFFVWHTIGLILRWYISGHAPWSDAYESILYVSWATMGMGLAFGRKSELTIASSAFVTSMLLWIAHQSWVDPAIANLQPVLDSYWLMIHVAVIVGSYGPLTVGMILGVVALLLIVLTTEKNKKRMDINIKELTVINELALTAGLVMLTIGNFLGGQWANESWGRYWGWDPKETWALISIMVYAFVLHMRLVPGLRGTWAYNFASIVAFASIMMTYFGVNFYLVGLHSYASGDQVITPSFVWYTVLGVFILGGISFWRYKVHYAKK